From Juglans regia cultivar Chandler chromosome 8, Walnut 2.0, whole genome shotgun sequence, the proteins below share one genomic window:
- the LOC109008180 gene encoding transmembrane protein 230-like: MAYVDHAFSITDEDIMMETSYTVNNRPPIKEIALAISLLIFGTLGIIVGFLMAFNHVGGDRAHGLFFAILGSILFIPGFYYTRIAYYAYKGYKGFSFSNIPAV, encoded by the exons ATGGCGTACGTGGACCACGCGTTCTCGATAACGGACGAGGACATAATGATGGAGACCTCTTACACGGTGAACAACCGGCCTCCCATCAAGGAGATCGCTCTCGCCATCTCCCTTCTCATCTTCGGTACCCTCGGCATCATCGTCGGTTTCCTCATGGCCTTCAACCACGTCGGCGGCGACCGTGCTCACG GGCTCTTCTTTGCAATACTGGGTTCGATCTTGTTCATTCCGGGGTTTTACTATACAAGAATTGCGTACTATGCATATAAGGGATACAAGGGCTTCTCTTTCTCCAACATACCTGCTGTATAA
- the LOC109008174 gene encoding uncharacterized protein LOC109008174 isoform X2 codes for MEEKHERKSARRKRKSKPQTFSYQNRSLHLHPQLRHVDADTIFALLLAAISNSHRPDSLSLIEKCLVKLPHSLLSTKPNHILSLLPFLLCSKRASITSRGAEIVGMASLFSLEMNERIAFDADIVKGLVSALASSKRSVLMAACNAVLDMSTTSVARERLLASSALESLMFGFLQVPKSPVMQVSLCTVDDGNATCLKIGFEEDELPILLLTASVILINSCNMEQLEKIPTNLSETFLVLLKKLWAKVHNQMLLANTMRSIQEAHIYPNAQLPRLYDPLDSLPGVEAEVSVAECREILLKEGDILYIPRGFPHEACTDSGGSNGSAGFSLHLTLGIEVEPPFEWEGFAHVALCCWSQTQKQPQFSLLESAVLLDVISVNVLHVAIGLVGDSDPTFRKACLVAAISLSSDTGCWLDLNQRTIFSYLIDKVNTESRFLEALRSIEVAIQKTEDPFHQIRWLRLLNMEGESIEGNDWNVPFVEMAKLFPLCVRHKDQVEAAFMRVKSRFCDEVLFGDVVDSYKMLLDKYRKARKQYMNGMVSLHCTS; via the exons ATGGAGGAGAAGCACGAGAGGAAGAGCGCACGCCGAAAAAGGAAAAGCAAACCCCAAACTTTCTCTTACCAAAACCGTAGCCTTCACCTTCACCCTCAACTTCGACATGTTGATGCCGACACCATTTTCGCTCTGTTACTCGCAGCGATCTCCAACTCTCACAGACCCGACTCCCTTTCCTTGATCGAGAAATGTCTAGTCAAGCTCCCTCACTCTCTTCTCTCCACCAAACCCAACCACATCCTGTCTTTGCTTCCCTTCCTTCTCTGTTCCAA AAGGGCCTCCATAACGTCTCGCGGCGCGGAGATTGTGGGCATGGCGTCGCTGTTTTCACTCGAAATGAATGAACGGATTGCTTTCGATGCTGATATTGTGAAAGGTTTGGTTTCGGCTTTGGCAAGTTCCAAGAGGAGTGTGTTAATGGCTGCGTGCAATGCTGTTCTGGATATGTCGACAACCTCGGTTGCTCGAGAGCGCCTGCTGGCATCCTCCGCTTTGGAGAGTCTAAT GTTTGGATTCCTTCAGGTTCCTAAATCTCCAGTAATGCAAGTCTCTCTATGCACTGTGGATGATGGAAATGCTACCTGTCTCAAGATCGGGTTTGAGGAAGATGAACTCCCAATATTACTTCTTACTGCATCTGTAATTCTCATTAACTCCTGCAACATGGAACAGTTGGAAAAGATCCCAACAAATCTATCTGAAACTTTTTTGGTCCTTTTGAAAAAGCTGTGGGCTAAAGTGCATAATCAAATGTTGCTTGCCAACACCATGAGATCCATCCAAGAGGCACACATTTAT CCAAATGCCCAGTTACCTCGCTTATATGATCCTCTTGATAGCCTACCTGGAGTAGAGGCTGAGGTTTCAGTGGCTGAATGCAGAGAGATTTTGCTAAAAGAAGGTGATATCTTGTATATTCCCAGAGGTTTTCCTCACGAGGCATGCACAGATAGTGGCGGTTCCAATGGCTCTGCTGGATTTTCCTTACATCTTACACTTGGTATTGAGGTCGAACCGCCTTTTGA GTGGGAGGGATTTGCTCATGTTGCACTTTGTTGCTGGAGCCAGACCCAGAAGCAACCTCAGTTCTCTCTTCTCGAGTCTGCAGTACTTCTTGATGTTATTTCTGTGAATGTCTTGCATGTTGCAATTGGGCTAGTAGGTGATTCTGATCCTACCTTCCGGAAGGCTTGCTTGGTTGCTGCAATTTCTTTGTCATCAGACACTGGTTGCTGGCTTGATCTGAATCAGAGAACCATTTTCAGCTATTTGATTGATAAAGTCAACACAGAGTCAAGGTTCTTGGAAGCGCTTAGGAGCATAGAAGTTGCAATTCAGAAAACTGAAGACCCCTTTCATCAGATAAGATGGCTCCGGCTACTCAATATGGAGGGAGAAAGCATTGAAGGAAATGATTGGAATGTGCCTTTTGTGGAGATGGCCAAGTTATTCCCTTTATGTGTAAGACACAAAGATCAGGTAGAAGCAGCATTCATGCGTGTCAAGTCTAGGTTCTGTGATGAGGTGTTATTTGGCGATGTAGTAGATAGCTATAAAATGCTGCTCGACAAGTATAGGAAGGCTAGAAAGCAGTATATGAACGGAATGGTTTCACTGCACTGTACATCATGA
- the LOC109008174 gene encoding uncharacterized protein LOC109008174 isoform X1 produces the protein MEEKHERKSARRKRKSKPQTFSYQNRSLHLHPQLRHVDADTIFALLLAAISNSHRPDSLSLIEKCLVKLPHSLLSTKPNHILSLLPFLLCSKRASITSRGAEIVGMASLFSLEMNERIAFDADIVKGLVSALASSKRSVLMAACNAVLDMSTTSVARERLLASSALESLMFGFLQVPKSPVMQVSLCTVDDGNATCLKIGFEEDELPILLLTASVILINSCNMEQLEKIPTNLSETFLVLLKKLWAKVHNQMLLANTMRSIQEAHIYVSNIRTDNIAESIFRLSINSSQVTAALPFEVVKRSIFGLGSSSFEDFMLNHWEVSPFRISMALDVRDYVFSSFIRSLHSAETVPSFLSLILQNSVSCFPISSDELGILSFLEEVRNKLGCPIIYQQDIRVLRTESQLKREVHFFKESLNSCYKNGSHFFNIDDVLKCEEAYQEGYTVALRGMEFRFESIAAIANGVASIFGQPSVGVNMYLTPPNSQGLARHFDDHCVFVCQLFGTKKWNVFSQPNAQLPRLYDPLDSLPGVEAEVSVAECREILLKEGDILYIPRGFPHEACTDSGGSNGSAGFSLHLTLGIEVEPPFEWEGFAHVALCCWSQTQKQPQFSLLESAVLLDVISVNVLHVAIGLVGDSDPTFRKACLVAAISLSSDTGCWLDLNQRTIFSYLIDKVNTESRFLEALRSIEVAIQKTEDPFHQIRWLRLLNMEGESIEGNDWNVPFVEMAKLFPLCVRHKDQVEAAFMRVKSRFCDEVLFGDVVDSYKMLLDKYRKARKQYMNGMVSLHCTS, from the exons ATGGAGGAGAAGCACGAGAGGAAGAGCGCACGCCGAAAAAGGAAAAGCAAACCCCAAACTTTCTCTTACCAAAACCGTAGCCTTCACCTTCACCCTCAACTTCGACATGTTGATGCCGACACCATTTTCGCTCTGTTACTCGCAGCGATCTCCAACTCTCACAGACCCGACTCCCTTTCCTTGATCGAGAAATGTCTAGTCAAGCTCCCTCACTCTCTTCTCTCCACCAAACCCAACCACATCCTGTCTTTGCTTCCCTTCCTTCTCTGTTCCAA AAGGGCCTCCATAACGTCTCGCGGCGCGGAGATTGTGGGCATGGCGTCGCTGTTTTCACTCGAAATGAATGAACGGATTGCTTTCGATGCTGATATTGTGAAAGGTTTGGTTTCGGCTTTGGCAAGTTCCAAGAGGAGTGTGTTAATGGCTGCGTGCAATGCTGTTCTGGATATGTCGACAACCTCGGTTGCTCGAGAGCGCCTGCTGGCATCCTCCGCTTTGGAGAGTCTAAT GTTTGGATTCCTTCAGGTTCCTAAATCTCCAGTAATGCAAGTCTCTCTATGCACTGTGGATGATGGAAATGCTACCTGTCTCAAGATCGGGTTTGAGGAAGATGAACTCCCAATATTACTTCTTACTGCATCTGTAATTCTCATTAACTCCTGCAACATGGAACAGTTGGAAAAGATCCCAACAAATCTATCTGAAACTTTTTTGGTCCTTTTGAAAAAGCTGTGGGCTAAAGTGCATAATCAAATGTTGCTTGCCAACACCATGAGATCCATCCAAGAGGCACACATTTATGTAAGCAACATTAGAACTGATAATATCGCTGAAAGCATCTTTAGGCTTTCCATTAATAGTAGTCAAGTTACAGCAGCTTTACCTTTTGAAGTGGTCAAAAGAAGTATCTTTGGTTTGGGTAGTTCTAGTTTTGAAGATTTCATGTTAAATCATTGGGAGGTATCGCCCTTTAGAATTTCAATGGCTTTGGATGTAAGAGATTATGTTTTCAGTTCATTTATACGGTCTCTACACTCAGCTGAAACAGTtccctcctttctttctttaatcCTTCAAAACTCTGTGTCTTGTTTTCCTATTTCTTCAGATGAACTAGGCATCCTTAGTTTTTTGGAGGAGGTGAGGAATAAATTGGGTTGCCCTATAATCTATCAGCAAGACATACGGGTGTTAAGAACAGAAAGCCAATTGAAAAGAGAGGTGCATTTCTTTAAGGAGAGTCTCAACTCTTGCTACAAAAATGGTTCCCACTTTTTTAACATTGATGATGTTTTGAAATgtgaagaagcatatcaagaggGTTACACAGTAGCACTTCGTGGCATGGAATTTCGCTTTGAGAGCATCGCCGCTATTGCAAATGGAGTAGCATCTATCTTCGGCCAACCATCTGTGGGTGTCAATATGTACTTGACGCCGCCTAATTCTCAGGGTTTGGCTCGTCACTTTGACGACcactgtgtgtttgtttgccaACTTTTTGGAACTAAGAAGTGGAATGTTTTTTCTCAGCCAAATGCCCAGTTACCTCGCTTATATGATCCTCTTGATAGCCTACCTGGAGTAGAGGCTGAGGTTTCAGTGGCTGAATGCAGAGAGATTTTGCTAAAAGAAGGTGATATCTTGTATATTCCCAGAGGTTTTCCTCACGAGGCATGCACAGATAGTGGCGGTTCCAATGGCTCTGCTGGATTTTCCTTACATCTTACACTTGGTATTGAGGTCGAACCGCCTTTTGA GTGGGAGGGATTTGCTCATGTTGCACTTTGTTGCTGGAGCCAGACCCAGAAGCAACCTCAGTTCTCTCTTCTCGAGTCTGCAGTACTTCTTGATGTTATTTCTGTGAATGTCTTGCATGTTGCAATTGGGCTAGTAGGTGATTCTGATCCTACCTTCCGGAAGGCTTGCTTGGTTGCTGCAATTTCTTTGTCATCAGACACTGGTTGCTGGCTTGATCTGAATCAGAGAACCATTTTCAGCTATTTGATTGATAAAGTCAACACAGAGTCAAGGTTCTTGGAAGCGCTTAGGAGCATAGAAGTTGCAATTCAGAAAACTGAAGACCCCTTTCATCAGATAAGATGGCTCCGGCTACTCAATATGGAGGGAGAAAGCATTGAAGGAAATGATTGGAATGTGCCTTTTGTGGAGATGGCCAAGTTATTCCCTTTATGTGTAAGACACAAAGATCAGGTAGAAGCAGCATTCATGCGTGTCAAGTCTAGGTTCTGTGATGAGGTGTTATTTGGCGATGTAGTAGATAGCTATAAAATGCTGCTCGACAAGTATAGGAAGGCTAGAAAGCAGTATATGAACGGAATGGTTTCACTGCACTGTACATCATGA